A window from Setaria italica strain Yugu1 chromosome VIII, Setaria_italica_v2.0, whole genome shotgun sequence encodes these proteins:
- the LOC101753901 gene encoding ervatamin-B encodes MAATLLSSSMALALLPLLLLAAASIPSLASASPALDHGLDGEELLMLGRFHGWMAAHGRSYANEEEKLRRFKIYRSNMELIEAANQDGRMSYQLGETPFTDLTHDEFMAQYSSNLLSSVPPEEEMITTRAGVVHEGGGHGGDLPLAAGEEPPRPTNLTSLPASIDWRMMGVVTVPKNQGACGSCWAFASVATIESAQAIRTRRVPPLLSEQQLVDCDGYDQGCRGGFLGNAFRWVIQNGGITWAPWYPYTGMSGMCQRFKPAVVRLRSYRWVAPNEVSLMQAVAQQPVAVTIDASDPCFQHYYRGVYDGRCFWNGVYIGGACGTAPNHAIAIVGYGTKPGGTKYWIGKNSWSVRWGDQGFVYLLRDSARVGVCGVAQQACYPII; translated from the exons ATGGCTGCAACACTCTTGTCCTCCTCTATGGCTCTCGCTCTGCTTCCACTCCTGCTGCTAGCAGCCGCGTCCATTCCCTCTCTTGCTTCAGCTTCACCTGCCCTCGACCATGGTTTGGATGGCGAGGAGCTGCTGATGCTGGGGAGGTTCCATGGGTGGATGGCGGCGCACGGCCGGTCGTACGCCAACGAAGAGGAGAAGCTTCGCCGCTTCAAGATATACCGAAGCAACATGGAGTTGATCGAGGCGGCCAACCAGGATGGCCGGATGAGCTACCAGCTCGGCGAGACACCATTCACCGACCTCACCCATGATGAGTTCATGGCCCAGTACAGCAGCAATCTGTTGTCCTCAgtgccgccggaggaggagatgatCACGACTCGCGCTGGCGTCGTCCATGAGGGAGGTGGCCATGGCGGTGATCTCCCTCTCGCCGCCGGTGAGGAGCCACCGCGTCCTACCAATCTGACATCATTGCCGGCAAGCATTGATTGGAGGATGATGGGCGTCGTCACGGTACCAAAGAATCAAGGCGCTTGTG GGTCTTGCTGGGCGTTCGCGTCGGTGGCGACGATAGAGAGCGCACAGGCAATACGCACACGAAGAGTGCCTCCACTCCTGTCGGAGCAGCAGCTGGTAGACTGCGACGG GTACGACCAAGGCTGCCGTGGCGGCTTTTTGGGCAATGCATTCCGATGGGTGATCCAGAACGGGGGCATCACCTGGGCCCCGTGGTACCCCTACACCGGTATGTCTGGTATGTGCCAGAGATTCAAGCCTGCTGTGGTGAGGCTTCGGAGCTACCGGTGGGTTGCGCCCAACGAGGTGTCGCTCATGCAGGCCGTGGCGCAGCAGCCCGTCGCGGTGACCATCGACGCTAGCGACCCCTGTTTCCAGCATTACTACCGCGGCGTGTACGACGGAAGGTGCTTCTGGAACGGCGTCTACATCGGCGGGGCGTGCGGGACGGCGCCGAACCACGCGATAGCCATCGTCGGCTACGGGAccaagccgggcggaaccaagTACTGGATCGGCAAGAACTCGTGGAGTGTGAGGTGGGGTGACCAAGGTTTCGTTTACCTCCTCAGGGACTCTGCACGCGTAGGAGTGTGCGGCGTTGCTCAGCAAGCGTGCTACCCTATCATCTGA